TTGGAATTTGTCATATCCCATGCTTATGAAAAAGGCAGGTTATTACACAGGGTGGATAGGAAAAAATCATGCACCCATTGGAGACGGAGGTTATGAAAGTGGGCTCATGGATAAGAGTTTTGATTACTGGTATGCCGGCCATGGTCACTTAGGCTTTTACCCAAAAGACAGACATAAAATCTTTAATGGGGCAAAAGCTGATACTCAGGTAGAGGTTATTAATGAAGGAATTAATGATTTCTTGAATGACTCAAACGAAAAAAGACTAGCAGGTGCGGTTCACTTTTTAACTAAAAGACCAACAAACCAGCCTTTTGTTCTTTCAATATCGCTAAACCTGCCACATGCGGCTGGCACGAGTTCAATGAAACTTAAGCCCGGAGATGATGAAATATACAGAACATTATATAGAGATAAGGACATTTCAATGCCACCAAACTATGTGGCTAAAAAAGACATTAAGAAACCTAAATTGCCAGCAGATTTACTAAGAGCTGAAGATATTCAACAAAGCTATAATAGCTCTTATACTCCTGAAGATAATCGTGAAAGAATCATACGAGAATCTCAAGCTATAACCGGAATAGATAGACTCATAGGAAATTTAAGAAAAACGCTAAAAGAACAAGGTATTGACAAAAACACGGTAATCATTTTCACTTCTGACCATGGCCTTTTTCATGGTGAGCAAGGCTTGGCGGGCAAAGCCCTTTGTTACGAAATAGTAACACATGTTCCCTTAATCATCTATAATCCTTCTCAAAACAAGCAGCTTAAAGGAATGAGACTAAATGCATTGGTACAAAGTATTGATATCCCCGCAACTATGCTTTCTCTTGCTGGAATTGAAAAACCAAACTCTTTTCAAGGAAAGGATATTTCTGAACTTTTAACTGGCAAGAAAAAAGAAGTAAGAGAATATGTATTTACTGAAAACCTATGGTCTACACAATTTGGCAACCCACGCTGTGAGGCAGTTCAGAATAAGGAATGGAAGTACATCCGCTATTA
This sequence is a window from Arcticibacterium luteifluviistationis. Protein-coding genes within it:
- a CDS encoding sulfatase-like hydrolase/transferase, with the translated sequence MPQKTFFSCLYVLFCLSSQEAKAQDRPNFVFILTDDQSYGMMGCDGNSITQTPNIDQLASEGVFFTNAHITSGICTPSRVSILLGQYERKHQVNFNSGTSISPEAWNLSYPMLMKKAGYYTGWIGKNHAPIGDGGYESGLMDKSFDYWYAGHGHLGFYPKDRHKIFNGAKADTQVEVINEGINDFLNDSNEKRLAGAVHFLTKRPTNQPFVLSISLNLPHAAGTSSMKLKPGDDEIYRTLYRDKDISMPPNYVAKKDIKKPKLPADLLRAEDIQQSYNSSYTPEDNRERIIRESQAITGIDRLIGNLRKTLKEQGIDKNTVIIFTSDHGLFHGEQGLAGKALCYEIVTHVPLIIYNPSQNKQLKGMRLNALVQSIDIPATMLSLAGIEKPNSFQGKDISELLTGKKKEVREYVFTENLWSTQFGNPRCEAVQNKEWKYIRYYKNETFSASKKIEAALLFGVKTNRMLYDVHDLDMAIYHDYVEAPLKGEQPVYEELYHLKSDPFELDNLIAEKSNKEILKKMRQVWKEEINNARGTEPAKVLRYTVESHNAGSY